In Anas acuta chromosome 25, bAnaAcu1.1, whole genome shotgun sequence, the genomic stretch ATGCAAGTAGTTTTGATTTAGACTTCTACCTTACAGGTTTTGAAAGTTAGGTAAGAGGAGTGTACTATTGAAAGGCAATCTTGGATTGGATTCTTAGTAAGACAAacataaaacaagtattttaaccacttttttttttttttttcttttctttcaggcttATGGGGGAGTGCTTTGGGAAGCATGGAAGAAATTCTAAAGGCTATACGAGGTACTCTGTTTTTTTCCGTTGCCTCTATGTTCAAATTACAAATTGAGCATATACTTCAAATTACCCTTGGGCACTTCAAATTACGCATGGGCATTGAAGATACCGCTAATTGAGACCTGAAGTGTCAGTCATGACTACATCTGGTGCGGGATGTTAAGGGCAACAAGAAGGGCTTTGTAGGTACATAATCatcaaaaggaagactaggTAAAATGTGGACCTGCTGCTGAAACGGAGGCAGGCAGGAATCCTGGTGGCAAAGGACATGCATAAAGTTGAGTTACTTGGTCCTTCTTTGCTTCACTCTTTATCTGACACTTAAAACACAGATCTATGAGTGATGAACAGAATCAGTAGGAGAATAGTGCTCTTCTAGAGTGCCAGCCAGAAGACAGGGGAGATCTTTCAAGGAATCTAAAATGGAACTGTacttatatttacatttaagtgCAAGGCTAGATTTCTTGATGTCTTTTACTGAAAGACAGTGACTATTTTATGAGAAGGagtattcttattttaattatattttttattttttttatttctttctagaCTATATCAAGTGGTTGTTACAAAGGTTACTAAGTTCCTGTGAGACAAAGATGTGCAGCCCATATGGATATGGTCATGGTGGGTTATTGTgattctttgtgcttttttgcctttttttttttttttttttttttttttaattaaacgcTCTGATTTGCTTTCCCCATGTAATCCCTTGGGGGACTGTTAGGATTGTCAGGCAAGGTACAAGGAAATCCAGGCCCTTTTCCCCCTCTCATACATGTAATAATTTGTAAGGTCTTCAACACGTAACTAATTCCCATTTACTCCAACTTTTGCTACTCCTCCTGCTGTTGTGTTTCATGgagtttttcttccagaatgaaaacaaagactATTTCTATTCTGGTATGATTGTATAGCCATCCAGATGTGAAAAGCTCAGTGTTAGATGTTTTTATTGTCAGCAGGGAGAAATATTCACTTTGCTACATGGTTCCTCTCACCAGTCTAAACTTTTTTTAGGATAAGACAAATGAGGGCAGGCTTTCTACAGATTCCATCTGATACAATGACTACATCTTCACTAATTCATGTTAGTTACCATCTACTTAGATCAATACCATCATGCTGATGTTTGGTAAGACAAATTCCATCCTGATGTAACTTCTATCTTGTCTTTCTTAGAAAGCATGTCAAATACCACTGAGTTTTCTCAGACTGTTTTGCTTCTACTAGAACTTCAGATTTGTGCTGTAAGTGGGAGAGATCCTGAAGAAGTCTTCAATaaattgttgaaaatattgTCAGGCAAGTGAATGATGTGGAAGTTTCTTCGTACCTGCACTCTCAGTAATCTGACTTCACAAATTCCTTTGTTGTGTATTCTTatactttccttttcttcttttctctttttaagaagatgaaaaaaaacgTGCATCCTACCAAATGTGCCTTAAAGTGCATAAGACTTGGGTGATGAaaacaaaggaggaaagaatAGAGAGCTGTGTTAATCTttgcaaagaaatagaaaaggaatttaGAGGCAAGTATTGCACATTAATGCTTACTGTAATGGTGATGCTCTCCTCACCCCATTTAGAAAAATTCACAGGATTTTCTACAAATCCTGTGATTTACTACAAAAGCCCACATGCATTTGTTGGAAAAAGTTGTCATGTAAGTTGATGTGTATGTGTTTCTTTAATGTCACTGGCTTTTAGCTTTTTCTccacttcattttcctttcattttttcattttttaacactTGCATTTTTTCAGACTATCTTGCACAAGAAGGTACTCCAGAAGAAATGTCACAATCATTGCATGGCAAGTTTATCTCATTTTTAGTAtcttttattgctctttatatcgtatgtgctttcaaaaaaatccatctttggAGGATTGTGAACATAAATTCCAGTGTAAATCTTATGTAAGGTCATTGTGGGATGATCTAGTGAAAATTATACTATAGAATGTATCAATGATATTCCAGTTTTCAATGTTCATAAAGCTTTCTGTTCTCGTGAAAGTAATTAGAATCTGCCTTCCTGAGTAAATAAATTAGGAAGCCTAATCCTGAACAATCAGTTTCCCATGTATTCTTGTTCCTGAGTGAGCCTGTACTTCTCAGGCATTCAAAACTGATGAAGTATATGTTGAAGAGTGGATTTCTCAGTGGATTGCTATTAGCTACATCTAATTAGCATGCATTACTCTCAAGTGTCATTTGGAACATCCATCACTAGAgacatttggaaatgaaaagtcATGAAATAAGAAATCCTATAGCAAGCATTTTTGGCAGCTAATCAAAATCTCCACCCTTTTATCTGCTTAGATAAAAGTAACTTTTAGTTACTTTAGCACGGAAGTTTTAAGTAACTGAACTCATTTAGCTTATATCTACAATATTTATTGGACTATGAGTCAAATGAAGattatttggatttattttaaaaaagaccAAGAAGAGGTCTAAGCAAGACACAAGTAAATTTCAAATAAGAATTTCATGTTGAAGTTCCTAGAATATATTTGCAATGTTAAGCTGATATATCACATGTGTAGATCCAGGGCTCTACAAGTTCCATCACCCACTGTGTATGGGCAGCTTTTTGCCAACTTCCTTCTGGAGCGAATTGGTTGGTGTTATGAGATTAAATATGGCCATTGCTTCTTTAATCTCCTGTACTTGTTCCAAGGACTGTGTACACAGATCACTCCTGGCCTGTCTTTGCCCAATACGGTCCTCCAAATTATCGCATTGAGCTGgttttctcacattttctcacatGATCTCTTGAATTTCTCATGGTTTTCTGCCAATATTCCCCACCTCGCACAGTTTGTTCTACCGGGCTGTAACCTGGCTCTCACTTTATCCATGGGACtttcagctggaaagaaaattaaaagaaagaacactCTCTGAGCCACAAGAATGTTGCAAGGGGCCCAGAAAAGATCAGGCCTTGACTGACTTATTCAAATCTGTTTCAAGTGGGCTAAGATTCCACTGACTGATGTTAATTATCTGAACTAGTGAAAAGTAtggttctttttctttggaagcACTTGGGCCTTGGCACTAAGGCTGGCTGTATACTATCAGCACGTATGTTCTTCTGACATGATGCATCTTCACCAGATTTTGTTGCACCAGTCAAAAAGTGAAGTTGTCTAGATTCAACTATGTTCTAAGTTGTTTTATCTCTTCTTAGATGACTTACGGAGTATCTACAGGATCCTGACTAAAACAACGCAGTGTATTTTAAACTGGATGTGGGGAACAACTAATAACTTCCTTTACAAGTGCCGTAAGAAACTccaatgaaatctttttttatttaagattcaaaaaatacaaactggTTATGTTATCTGAATTGATTGGTGGAGCAGAATGCATGGGATCTGGCAGAGCTTTTAGGCTGTGGTTGTGTGATGTTAAAccaataaaactgtttttgccatttatttatttttttaatacagcaaaTTAGATAACTTTCCTTTCCAAGATCCACCTTCTCTTAATAGCATCCCATTGTGGGCAGCAAGTAAACAAGtcaaaaacagaattttatttcacaCTACTGGAATCCAGACCTGCAATATCATTGCAGACACATAAGATACTAGCTCAATTCAGTCACATAATCACAGGCATCCAAAATCACACAAACTGCCCTGAGTTCAGGGGACTACAACATTAGGGTGAAAAGTACAAAAGAAAACCTACAGAACCCCTGTGCCCATTTGCAGGAGAACCTGGAGGACACAGAAAGGAGACTAAGGAGGTGGAACTAGACAGCTAACTTAATGAAAATGAGTTGTGTTCCTGGCACATGGACAGTAACATGGGTCTCTAGATTCTATCGCCTGCACTAACTGAATGCTCACTTAAAATAATGGAAGTTTGGGCACCTAGCTTAAAAGCAGAAACCTTCATTTAGACAGATATATTTAAGTGTCATGATCTTGAGCTAGCTCATCTGTTCATTTTTCCCTCAAAGATCTTATCTTCAAATGACTAGTGCATATTTCTAGGGGCATAATCTCTTCTAAAAGATCATCAGgaattttggtttaaaattgATCACAGTCAGAGAAAGAGGTGGCTCATATGGATGTAGATTCCTCCTGTCAGAATCTACATTGGACATCTGGTTGGGTATAAGATGCAGGttcctatatattttttggGTGCATAATCAATAAAGTCTGATGTACTCTTTTGGGGTtggtcatatatatatatatatatatatatattcatatttgtCTTCATGAatctcattgctttttttttttcctttttttttttccattggacTAGCTAACAATCAGTCCTCTCACTTGTTCGAAAACAAAACCATCTCCTTGATTGATGCTGGCCTGGCAATAAATTCTGCCTATCCTCTGGTACTTAAAAAGCAGCGTCAGACAGATCTTATCCTTTCCTTTGACTTCAGCTCTGGAGATCCTTTTGAGGTACATATGTGGTTATCTCTTTGGAGAGACTACTTTGGGGTTGATTGCGTGGACTTTTTTTCAAGGCAGTTggcagaaacatatttttagaaCTTGAGGCACTTTATCTGTCTTGTTCACAGGTATTTGATGATATGCTCTCAGGTTATCAAGCTATCAGGTTATCAAAGGTGCATAAAAGCAACAAAGAGAGCACTCACAAATTTCTTagtctcccttttttccttaagGCTGGTCAGAACTTTTGTGTGGGTAACTGATACTACTCCTTCCTTAAGAGTAATTGATGACATTCTTCAAAGAGATCCTTCAGGTATGCAGCGTGAGGAAATGTGGTATTAATAGTTACACCAGCAAAAAAGTCTGCAGCAACTGCAGAGGCTGAAAATTCTcggagaagagaaaggagaagaaattcaACCAGTTTCAAAGATGACACAGCAAGGGTATTTCCTAGagatttttgtgctgttttttgaaacaattaaaacaatatgAAGTTGTTACACTctcagtgaaacaaacaaaaacaaaattaaaactgaaagatcATGAAAGATATtgtttacaattatttttatttctattattttatgtttccaactctgttttattctattttgtGGGGGGAACGAGGAGGGAGAAGGATactaaactaaacaaaaactcCTTACTCAGTGAGCAGGGAAGATATggtttacatttatttttatttctattattttatatttctaactCTGCTTCTCTGGCTCTTTTCAGTGTGGTCACTTCAGGGACAGTGGAGGTAAATGCACCAGGAAGCACTGGCTGCTTTGGATTGCCATATATTACAGTAGGCATTGAGaatagagtggagtggagtggagtggagtggagtggagtggagtggagtggagtggagtatagagtagagtagagtagagtagagtagagtagagtagagtagagtagagtagagtagagtagagtagagtagagtagagtagagtagagtaggagtagagcagaaatacagaatagaAATTAGAATAGAACAGATCAGAACAGAACAGAGTAGAATCTAGTCCAGCTGCCTGACCACTCCAGAGCTACCCAGAagataaaacatatttctgagGGCATTGTCAGTCTGGAGAGTCAGTATGGATCAGGACTGGTGGCAGAAAAGTATCAGCTCTGGTGCCAGTAACCAGCCTAGTTACTGTTGGGCAGGTCCATAGCAATGACACTGTTCCAAGGTCAAGCTGGGAAGTCAGTCTATGGGTCAGGGTCCAGATCAAAAGAGCTAAGGTACAGGCATGGCTGAGTATGAGTAGGAGACCAGTGCACCTAGGAGATAGCTCAGACAGGGGCTGAAGGCCCAGTCCTGAGATTAAATGAAGCTCATGGGCCCAGGGAAAAGACCTGGTCCTTTTAATTTTGCTAGAGTGCAAGCATGGGAGGACtgctttggaaagcaaaatTTGTTCTGAAAGTTTGTGAACCTGGTCATATCTTTAGACTGTTGTATAGATGTCAAGACCCTTTAATTTTGATATCTTTCAGTGTCAGCCTTTCTGGACGTAGCTGTAATTTGTTAAACAAAGATTCTTGCTAGAAGTGACTCCAGAAGCAAGTGCTggattttcatttgtattcttGATTCAGTCAGTTCCTCAGAGAACTGAAGAAAACTTCGCTTTTTATACATAACTTAGGTTATAATTTATTGTTGTCTAAGAAACTATCATCATTTtgtacaaattaattttattactgGAGATAGGATTGATTTTTTCTaggttttcaaaaacaaacagagaaattgTATACATCTTTTATCTTGTTTGTGTCTCAGACTGTCGAGAAAGCAGCTGACTACTGCCAGAAAAATGGTATTCCATTTCCCAACATAGAGAAGCAGGAAATGGACAAGGAAAGCCCTTCTGATTGTTATATCTTTCGAGGAGACAAGTCGTGCCCTACAGTCATGCACTTTCCACTCTTTAACAAAGTGAATTGTTCTGGTAACGTATATTTGATGCTATTTTGCCTCTATGTACTTGCATTTCATATCTTCAACCTCTGGTGCCAAGCATTTGAGAGTCCTCTTTTACCTAGTGCTGTTGTAAATggacacagaagaaaaggaagagaggaggcTCTAGTCATAATCAACAGATGCTTGTGCAGGTGTTAATATGTAGGATTTATCCTCACTCCCTCAGATAAATGTGTCTGCACTCATGGCTAAAAGATTTTATGTAATCTTTGGTTTGTTCTCTATATCAAGCTCAGGAAGTGCAGCCTAGATGAGTGGACAGCGAGTTGGACTGGCAATTGGCAGGATGGTAGAGCTCAGAGGTTTGTGCTCAGTAGTGCAGaatctagttggaggcctgtagctagtGGTGTCTCCCAGgtgtcagtactgggtccacTGTTGTTTGATTTattcatcaatgacctggaggtggaacagagtgcaccctcagcaagttggccgatgacacaaagctcggaagagtggctgataccccaaagggctgtgctgccattcagagggaccttgacaggctgcagggatgggcCAAGAGGAACCTCATTTAGTTCAACAAGGACAAGTTCAGGGTactgcacctagggaggaaaaACCacaagcaccagtacaggctggaggCTGACCTGCTGAAGATCAGCTCTGCCGAGGGGGACGCAGGAGTCCTattggacagcaggctgactgGGTGGCAGTAAACCTGatctatgacaaagtgacgcgctgggtggatgagggaaaggctgtggatgtgatctaccttgacttcagcaaggcttttgacaccatctcccacagcattctcctcaagaaactggctgccctaggcttggactggcgcacgcttcattgggttggaaactggctggatggccgggcccaaagagtcgtggtaaatggagtcgagtccagctggaggccagtcactactggcattccccagggctcggtgctggggccagtcctctttaacatcttcatcgatgatctggacgagggcattgagtgcaccctcagtaagttcgcagatgacaccaagctaggtgtgtgtgtcaatctgctcaagggtaggaaggctctgcaggaggatctggataggctgcaccgatgggctgaggtcaactccatgaagttcaacaaggccaagtgccaggtcctgcacctggggcgcaataaccccaagcagagctacaggctgggagatgagtggttggagagctgccaggcagagaaggacctgggagtgatggttgatagtcggctgaatatgagccagcagtgtgctcagggggccaagaaggccaatggcatcctggcttgtatcagaaacagtgtgaccagcagggctagggaggtgatcatccccctgtactcagctctggtgaggccgcacctcgagtactgcgttcagttttgggcccctcgctacaagaaggacatcgaggtgcttgagtgggtccagagaagggcgacgaagctggtgaggggtctggagaacaagtcttacgaggagcagctgagggagctgggcttgttcagcctggagaagagttggctcaggggtgaccttattccTCTCTACAAATACCTTAAAGGAGattgtagtgaggtgggggttggcctgttctcccacgtgccttgtgacaggacgagggggaatgggctagagttgcaccaggggagtttttggttagacattaggaagaacttctttactgaaagggttgttagacattggaacaggctgcccagggaagtggtggagtcaccatccctggaagtctttaaatacgtttagatatagagcttagggatatggtttagtggggactgttagcgttaggtcagaggttggactcaatgatcttgaggtctcttccaacctagaaattctgtgattctgtgattctgtaatgtgcccttgtggccaagaaggccaatggtatcctggacTGCATTCAGAAGTGTTGCcaacaggtcaagggaggtgatcgtccccctctactcagccctggtgaggccaaaCCTGgaatattgtgtccagttctgggctccccagtacaagaggaaCATAGAACTACTGAAGtgagttcagagaagggctacaaagatgattagaggactggagtacctgtcatatgaggacaggctgagagaacgTGGCCTgcttagcctggaaaagagaagactgagaggagaCCTCAATAAcgtatataaatacctgaggaaAGGGTTTAATGAGGATGGAGacggtctcttttcagttgtgcccagtgacaggacaagaggcaacaggcacaaactgaagaacAGGAGGTTCCgtctgaatatgagggggcacttctttactgtgaaggtgaGAGAgcgctggaacaggttgcccagagaggttgtggaatctccttctctggaaatatttaaaacctacctggatgccatcctgtgcagtgtgctctaggtgatcttgctcagcaggggggttggactaaaTGGTCTTCAGAGGTTCATTGCAACCTCggccactctgtgattctgtgatcattttaattaaattgtggACGTCCCATTAAAAAGAAGTTGAGGAGATATCACATTTAGAAGCTAGACTATGCAAATTGGGGATATTTATTACTGTTTCCCTTATAGTTACTGATGAGGAACAGGTTGGTGCAgatttatctctctctcttagATAACTGATAAAGCTGGTGATCGAATAAGTACCTCTGAAATTGTGATTgaacttctgctttctcatgttGCTGGCTCCAGCATTATCTTAATGTGATAAAAATTTTTTATGTGAAACTTGTGGGTCTTCAGGGATTAATATTTTCCAcaagtccgtgcttttcttgGATGGTCTTGTAGCTTTATATTTGGCATTTACTTacacagtgttttctgttttctagatAAAATTGAAGAATACAGAAGTAAGTTCTCTACTTTTAACATGTCCTACTCCGAGACTAACATCAAAGATCTCCttgcaaaagcaaagctgaatgTGTCCAATAATAGTAAGAGAATTTTGCAAGAGATACAACTGCTTCTATCTTCCTCTCATACAAACAAGTTCTGAATGCAAAGgtagtttttgtgtttgtttgattgttttctcttctgtgcagAATAATGAATTTATGACTCTGTATTTCTCACCTgctcatttttctgcatttcatgtgtataaaatttaaaactgatcaaatattaaatatctgACCTATAGGTTGTTCACAATGGCAGAAGTATTTGACTTTGTCCCATGGTGCACTGAATAGTCCCAGTCAAATAATATTGCCTATAACATCCTGGCATTAGACAAGTATGCTTGTGATATTAAAAAATGTCATAGTCCTCAGAGCTGTCCTGTGTTTAATTTACTagtgttttcctgtgttttcttgtgttcagaCCGAGTTTAAAGAATTAGGAAATTGAATCTGAgctcaagaaaagaaaaaatgttttagtgaGAGGTTGGTCagacactgaaacaggttgcccagacaaCCTGTGGACTCTCCATCTGTGGAGATACTGAAACCCCAATCAGACAAGGTTCTGGACAGCTTGTTTGAGCTGATCCTGTTTATGCAGTGGGTTGGATTACATGATCTCAAGAGAGCCTGTCAAACATAAACAATTCTGTGTGATTATGTGTAACCAGGTTGGTAAATCAACAATAGCACTACAggaaaaatgctatttcattaaactcagaataatttcttttgaaCTGGTTCCAGTTGGAATTCAGGCATCTTTGTTGTGGTATGTAGATGTGCTTAAGCTAGTACTCCATGGATTTTGGCTTACGCATGTTTGCTTGCCAGATCAGTGGTAAGGAGTATCCAAACACTATGAAAACAAAGGTTTTGTTGGCAATGAGTTgtcaacacacacacagagacaggCAGATGCGCAGCTTGCCACAACAGAGAACCATTTTGCAAATCCTTATGCATTTGATAACTGACATGCTAAACAtcttcagtgctgttttgcaATGGAACTGCATATTCTCCACATGGTTTGCTGAGCCAAGACCAAAAAGGGCTTGTACCCCTGTCACCTATACCAGCAAGGACAGATCAGGATACAACACAATTTTTTTGAAAGTctggtaagaaaagaaaagcacctCCTATACTTTTACCAGGAGCTGTAAGTCAAGGCAACCACACTGTCAGTGTATGAGTCCATACTTTAGGATAGCTTCACCTTTGTTGGTCACAGCATACAATTAGTCAGGCGAAAAAATATCTGGGAATGAACATGGGAAACTTGAATGCGCCGACATCTGTACTTCCCCCGACCAgtatgtatattttctttatagctAAACCAGGTAGAAATAAATGAGGCTTAAAAAGTTGCAAAGTGTGTATGTCTAACCTACTGCAGCCACACATCCACTTAATCAAGTTTTACATTTCCTCTGGGGATTAAAATACCTCCTCCCAACTTTTCAAAATACGTGGTGTTTGTCCTCATGATGTGGGCATTGAGTAAGACGTGCAAGACAGATTTCTGTATGTATTGCCTTTGGGTAGGACCTTATGCATTCCATTTATGTGCCTAAAATATCATTGTCAAGAACCAGCATTTATATCTGCCTAGACAAGTTTTGATGAAGTTTGTTCTTTAGCTTTTTCATCTAAACTGTATGAGCTCAGTTCTTCCATGCAATGTATTGGGGCAGAGTTCAAACGTGAGACTGTTATCAAGCTATAAGACATTGGTCTCTGTTTTCTTACTCGGGAGACActtagaatcacaaaatcatggaatcatagcATAGATTAGGTTTGGGCTGAAGGTCATATATCCCTGCTTAAAGAAGGGCAACAGGTGAAGGGAcgtgatcatagaatcatagaatgataaAGGTctgaaaagacctccaagatcatctggtccccTACCATCAacatcacccactaaatcatgtccttaagcaccacatccaacctttccttaaacactcccagggacGGTGTTTAAGCGACAAATGAGTCCCAGCACTCATTTCCATGGACTATCAGAACCAAGGAAAAGCAGATTCTTGTTCAGCACAGCAGGTGAACCCCCCTGTTGCCTACCTTACCCTCCCAGGTGCCCCTACACAACAGTTATGAGGCTCTGGAACTTAATGGGCAAGCGAATGGCAATGTGGACAAAGGTCCATCCACATTGGGGGAGTTGCCAAGGGCAAGTCAATCTAAGCCCCACATCACAACAACtcccaccaagaaaaaaaaaagaagggttaTTGTCATAGGGGACTCCCTTCTGAAGGGAATGGAAGGCCTGATTTGCCATCCAGACCCAACCTATAGGCAAATCTGTTGTCTCCCTGGGGCTCAGGTAAGAGACATCACTTGGAAAGCCGCTCATCTGGTACATCCCTCTGATTATTACCCTTTATTGGTTTTTCATGTTGGCACTGATAAGATAGAAAAAAGACCAAAAGTGACTGAAAGGAactttagggctttggggctACTGGTTGAAGGATCGGATGCACACAAAAGAGCAAAAGCAAGAGGACTCATGTCAAGATATAGACAGtttaataaatgaagaaaagaggggaaaaaacaaataatgcgTAGGCAACCAGTTCTGATGCAAAGGCACTCACCATCTCCTACAAGTAAACTGATGCCCATCCAATCTCTAAGCAATGCCTTCTCTGGAAGACAATGTCCCCTACTCCAGCCTCAACTTGCCCCAGTTTCCCCCTCCccttgccctgccctgccctctcttctcctctcccctccatttttctttttcatattttatttttagcattgtATTAATGATACTGAATATCCTTTCAGACAGTTTAGGTCACTAATCCTGGCTGCATCCCTGACCAACTTTTTGCTCACTCCAAGTAGTATGGGGAAGTTCACATCCTGAAGCTGATGGGCTCTACCAAGCAACCTAAGAGGGAATTTGCTGCTTCCAGACATTCATCCAGATGGATCTCTGCAAGTAGAGAGAAAAGGTAGAGGATGGACACAACTCAGAAAGGGAAGACAGTGTGTACTGCCAGTCTCATAGACTGCCACACAGGAGCACAGGGAAAGAAGAACATGGGTGTTTGCTGTGCAAGTTTGTGGGAAATGCCTAGAGTATGACTCCTCCTAGCAAAATCTACTTACCAGTTTGGTCCCGTAGCCACCTACAAGACTTGGCCTCCAGAAGTTCTGACCAAGATAC encodes the following:
- the LOC137844256 gene encoding cytosolic phospholipase A2 gamma-like; the encoded protein is MATEVNNEVRLSSDLSEGEIRATRNRRGRVQMCLHKLLDVHFEENNVPNIVVLGSGGGLRAMIALLGTLVELKNQNILDAVMYLCGVSGSTWCMSMLYTDWKWSEKLKSLEENLIKILTVDSWDIGKEIKYLEESSEDEHYSLTDVWACVVYGILHQFDENKLTDYRDASESGINPYPIYAAVDKKKLSEAGASSPGTWFEFTPHEAGYTALGAFVSTENFGSKFKNGKLMEKKKEKSIFYMQGLWGSALGSMEEILKAIRDYIKWLLQRLLSSCETKMCSPYGYGHESMSNTTEFSQTVLLLLELQICAVSGRDPEEVFNKLLKILSDPGLYKFHHPLCMGSFLPTSFWSELIQLCSKLFYLFLDDLRSIYRILTKTTQCILNWMWGTTNNFLYKCPNNQSSHLFENKTISLIDAGLAINSAYPLVLKKQRQTDLILSFDFSSGDPFETVEKAADYCQKNGIPFPNIEKQEMDKESPSDCYIFRGDKSCPTVMHFPLFNKVNCSGNVYLMLFCLYVLAFHIFNLWCQAFESPLLPSAVVNGHRRKGREEALVIINRFRAFLGWSCSFIFGIYLHSVFCFLDKIEEYRSKFSTFNMSYSETNIKDLLAKAKLNVSNNSKRILQEIQLLLSSSHTNKF